One segment of Pyrococcus sp. ST04 DNA contains the following:
- the arcC gene encoding carbamate kinase, translating to MAERVVIALGGNALQQRGQKGTYEEMMENVKKTAKQIAEIIEKGYEVVITHGNGPQVGSLLLHMDAGQMVHGIPAQPMDVAGAMTQGWIGYMIQQALKNELEKRGIKKEVVTIITQTLVDKNDPAFENPTKPVGPFYDEETAKKLAKEKGWVVKEDAGRGWRRVVPSPDPKGHVEAEVIKKLVDSGVIVIASGGGGVPVIREDEEIRGVEAVIDKDLAGEKLAEEVNADIFMILTDVNGAAIYYGTEKERWLREVTVEEMEKYYQEGHFKAGSMGPKVLAAIRFVKWGGKKAIIAHLEKAVEALEGKTGTIVVKG from the coding sequence GTGGCTGAGAGAGTTGTTATAGCACTTGGCGGTAATGCTCTTCAACAGAGAGGACAAAAGGGAACGTACGAGGAGATGATGGAGAACGTTAAAAAGACCGCGAAACAGATCGCTGAGATAATAGAGAAAGGATATGAAGTTGTCATAACTCACGGTAACGGACCTCAAGTTGGAAGCTTACTTCTTCATATGGATGCGGGGCAAATGGTTCATGGTATCCCTGCTCAGCCTATGGATGTTGCAGGGGCAATGACACAAGGATGGATCGGTTATATGATACAGCAGGCGTTGAAGAACGAGCTAGAAAAGAGAGGGATAAAAAAGGAAGTGGTCACGATAATAACCCAAACCTTAGTTGATAAAAACGATCCAGCATTCGAAAATCCAACGAAGCCTGTGGGTCCTTTTTATGATGAAGAAACTGCCAAAAAACTCGCAAAGGAGAAGGGATGGGTAGTTAAAGAAGACGCAGGAAGGGGTTGGAGAAGGGTTGTTCCAAGTCCTGATCCTAAAGGTCACGTGGAGGCAGAGGTAATAAAAAAGCTTGTTGATAGCGGTGTTATAGTGATAGCAAGCGGAGGAGGGGGAGTTCCAGTAATTCGAGAGGATGAAGAAATAAGGGGCGTTGAGGCTGTCATAGATAAGGATCTAGCCGGGGAAAAGCTAGCCGAGGAAGTTAACGCTGACATATTCATGATACTGACAGATGTGAATGGGGCGGCAATATACTATGGAACTGAGAAGGAAAGGTGGCTGAGGGAAGTAACGGTTGAGGAGATGGAAAAGTACTATCAAGAGGGACACTTCAAGGCTGGAAGTATGGGACCAAAAGTTCTTGCTGCAATAAGATTTGTAAAATGGGGTGGAAAGAAGGCTATAATAGCTCACTTAGAGAAAGCTGTTGAGGCGTTGGAGGGAAAAACTGGTACGATCGTTGTAAAGGGATAA
- a CDS encoding ABC transporter ATP-binding protein, which produces MIVAENLTKRFGPIYALENVSVEIPEGITLVIGPNGGGKSTFLKLIAGIYRPTSGKIRVFGKDPWSNKEIKKHIGFSFDPPAFPNFITGREWLQIFSYEKGNDESHVEEISKIFGINFLDMRIDKYSSGMRKLLSIAQAFIGNPKLIVLDEPFSGLDFKNIPRITRIIKEFSELGSNFVIVSHIWEPLFPIADWIVMIAGGKITLYGPAETTINKVRRIVMRAFSIERKEFRQ; this is translated from the coding sequence ATGATAGTGGCAGAAAACTTAACCAAAAGGTTTGGTCCGATTTATGCATTGGAAAATGTTTCAGTTGAAATTCCAGAAGGGATAACTTTAGTTATTGGCCCAAATGGAGGAGGAAAATCAACGTTCTTAAAGCTCATAGCTGGTATATATAGACCAACTTCAGGAAAAATTCGGGTTTTCGGGAAAGACCCATGGTCTAACAAAGAAATAAAGAAGCATATCGGATTTTCCTTCGATCCCCCAGCCTTTCCTAACTTCATCACCGGAAGAGAGTGGTTGCAGATATTTTCATATGAAAAAGGAAATGATGAAAGTCATGTTGAAGAAATTTCAAAAATTTTTGGAATTAACTTCCTGGATATGAGGATTGACAAATATTCTTCAGGAATGAGAAAGTTGCTCAGTATAGCACAGGCATTTATTGGAAATCCAAAACTCATAGTTCTCGATGAGCCCTTTTCGGGGTTAGACTTTAAAAATATTCCAAGGATCACAAGAATCATTAAAGAGTTTAGTGAACTTGGAAGTAACTTCGTAATTGTTAGTCACATATGGGAACCACTATTTCCAATAGCCGATTGGATAGTTATGATAGCTGGGGGCAAAATCACATTATATGGCCCAGCAGAGACAACAATAAACAAGGTAAGAAGAATAGTCATGAGAGCTTTTAGTATTGAGCGAAAAGAATTTAGGCAATAA
- a CDS encoding acetyl-CoA carboxylase biotin carboxyl carrier protein subunit, translating to MKVRVIINGEEYEVDVEEIVPGKFRVTLQGETYEVEAKDLGIPAIAPTKVPTPVPTPAPVPVQVPTPTPQPQVSENVVTAPMPGKVLKILVNEGQEVKIGQGLLILEAMKMENEIPAPRDGVVKKILVKEGDTVDTGQPLIELG from the coding sequence ATGAAGGTTAGGGTCATCATAAATGGAGAAGAGTATGAAGTTGATGTTGAAGAGATAGTGCCAGGAAAATTCAGGGTCACTTTGCAAGGGGAGACTTACGAGGTCGAAGCAAAGGATCTAGGAATACCCGCGATAGCTCCGACTAAGGTTCCCACCCCAGTTCCAACCCCAGCACCAGTTCCTGTACAGGTCCCAACTCCAACTCCTCAACCCCAAGTCTCCGAGAACGTCGTTACAGCACCAATGCCAGGAAAAGTCCTCAAAATTCTCGTCAATGAGGGACAAGAAGTTAAGATTGGCCAAGGTTTGTTGATCCTTGAAGCAATGAAAATGGAAAACGAGATACCTGCCCCGCGAGACGGCGTTGTTAAGAAGATTCTAGTCAAAGAAGGAGATACCGTAGATACCGGACAGCCATTAATAGAGCTAGGGTGA
- a CDS encoding sodium ion-translocating decarboxylase subunit beta translates to MGLEQALIDFFSHMGLLNLTVGNIVMIVVGLTLVYLAIRYKMEPLLLLPIGISAVLVNLPFSHLANWPLAPQLPPDVQGNIFATLSYLNKQYGPPGIFDLIYYLLIKTEVVPLLIFFGLGAMTDFGPMIADPKTALLGAAAQIGVFVAMLAAIVLGFDLKEAASIGIIGGADGPTTIYLTTKLAPHILSATAVAAYSYMSLVPLIQPPVIKALTTPEERRIRMEQLRPVSKREKILFPIVSMIVIGLLVPSAAPLIGMLMIGNLFRESGVVQRLSKAAQEELMNIVTIFLGLGVGSTMRAESFLTAKTLMILALGVVAFASATAGGVLFGKLMMKLSGGRINPMIGAAGVSAVPMSARVVQKLASEEDPGNFILMHAMGPNVAGVIGTAVVAGVFLSALG, encoded by the coding sequence ATGGGCCTTGAGCAAGCTTTGATAGACTTCTTTAGTCATATGGGATTACTAAATCTCACGGTTGGAAACATTGTAATGATAGTAGTTGGATTAACCTTGGTATATTTGGCGATTAGGTATAAAATGGAGCCCCTTCTCCTTCTCCCTATCGGGATTAGCGCTGTTCTAGTTAATCTACCTTTTTCACACCTTGCTAACTGGCCCCTAGCTCCACAACTACCCCCAGATGTTCAAGGTAATATATTTGCTACATTATCCTATCTAAATAAGCAATATGGTCCACCAGGGATATTTGACCTAATCTACTACCTCCTAATAAAAACGGAAGTAGTTCCTCTACTAATATTCTTTGGACTTGGAGCAATGACTGATTTCGGACCAATGATTGCAGATCCAAAAACAGCACTACTTGGAGCTGCCGCTCAGATAGGGGTATTCGTTGCAATGCTTGCTGCAATTGTGTTGGGCTTTGACTTAAAGGAAGCCGCCTCAATAGGAATCATTGGAGGTGCGGATGGACCAACAACAATCTATCTAACCACCAAGTTAGCCCCGCATATACTTTCGGCAACGGCGGTTGCTGCGTACAGTTATATGAGCCTAGTACCATTGATTCAGCCTCCTGTTATAAAGGCCTTAACAACACCAGAAGAGAGGAGAATCAGGATGGAACAGCTTAGGCCAGTATCAAAGAGGGAAAAAATACTATTCCCAATAGTCAGCATGATTGTTATAGGACTTCTCGTTCCCTCCGCTGCTCCCCTAATAGGAATGCTCATGATTGGAAACTTGTTCAGGGAGAGTGGAGTAGTCCAAAGGCTTAGCAAAGCTGCCCAAGAAGAGCTCATGAACATAGTGACTATCTTCCTGGGACTTGGAGTTGGTTCAACTATGAGAGCTGAGAGCTTTTTAACGGCAAAAACCCTAATGATACTCGCACTTGGAGTAGTGGCATTCGCTTCAGCAACTGCTGGAGGAGTTCTTTTCGGAAAACTTATGATGAAGCTCTCTGGAGGAAGGATAAATCCAATGATAGGTGCTGCAGGAGTTTCAGCAGTCCCAATGAGTGCGAGGGTTGTTCAAAAATTGGCAAGTGAAGAGGATCCAGGAAACTTCATCTTAATGCATGCAATGGGACCAAATGTAGCCGGTGTTATTGGAACCGCTGTTGTCGCTGGTGTCTTCCTTTCTGCACTTGGATGA